The Streptomyces laurentii genome contains a region encoding:
- a CDS encoding oxidoreductase (Pyridine nucleotide-disulphide oxidoreductase; pfam13738;~identified by MetaGeneAnnotator; putative;~oxidoreductase [Streptomyces scabiei 87.22]) encodes MIVGAGPVGLAAAAHLLGRDLDPLVLEAGERAGAAVREWAHVRLFSTWSEITDPAAEKLLAPTGWVKPDLTTYPTGGEWAEHYLQPLADALGNRVRYGARVTGVSRTGRDRVVDAERAEQPLTVHVAYADGREERILARAVVDASGTWSTPSPAGADGLPALGERAAADRVSYRVPDLDDPATRARYAGRRTAVIGSGASAFTALAALASLAKADDGTGTRATWILRRGISGSTFGGGSADQLPARGALGLAAKAAVDEGHADAVTGFRTRAIEHADDGSGRLVLVSEDGRRLDPVDEIVVLTGLRPDLSFLGELRLGLDERLQAPAALAPLIDPNQHSCGTVYPHGANELAHPEPGIYLVGMKSYGRAPTFLALTGYEQVRSVAAALAGDHEAAARVELVLPETGVCGGAGLFDQPQADNTPADTGCCATPAAAEPSPVTPAPRLIQLGTTSPSASGCC; translated from the coding sequence GTGATCGTCGGCGCCGGCCCGGTCGGTCTGGCCGCCGCCGCCCATCTCCTCGGCCGGGACCTGGACCCGCTCGTCCTGGAGGCCGGCGAGCGGGCGGGCGCGGCGGTGCGGGAGTGGGCGCACGTCCGGCTCTTCTCCACCTGGAGCGAGATCACCGACCCGGCGGCCGAGAAGCTGCTGGCCCCCACGGGCTGGGTGAAGCCCGACCTCACGACGTACCCGACGGGCGGCGAGTGGGCCGAGCACTACCTCCAGCCGCTCGCCGACGCCCTCGGCAACCGTGTCCGGTACGGCGCCCGGGTCACCGGCGTCTCCCGTACCGGCCGGGACCGGGTCGTGGACGCCGAGCGCGCGGAACAGCCCCTCACCGTCCACGTCGCGTACGCCGACGGGCGCGAGGAGCGGATCCTCGCCCGCGCCGTCGTGGACGCCTCCGGCACCTGGTCCACCCCGAGCCCGGCAGGCGCCGACGGCCTGCCCGCGCTCGGCGAACGCGCCGCGGCCGACCGCGTCTCGTACCGCGTCCCCGACCTCGACGACCCCGCCACCCGGGCCCGGTACGCGGGCCGCCGTACCGCCGTCATCGGCTCCGGCGCCTCCGCGTTCACGGCGCTCGCCGCCCTCGCCTCCCTCGCGAAGGCGGACGACGGTACGGGCACCCGCGCCACCTGGATCCTGCGGCGCGGTATCTCCGGCTCCACCTTCGGCGGCGGCAGCGCCGACCAGCTCCCGGCGCGCGGCGCGCTCGGCCTCGCCGCCAAGGCCGCCGTCGACGAGGGCCACGCGGACGCCGTCACCGGCTTCCGTACGCGGGCGATCGAGCACGCCGACGACGGTTCCGGCCGGCTGGTCCTCGTCTCCGAGGACGGGCGCCGCCTCGACCCCGTCGACGAGATCGTCGTCCTCACCGGCCTGCGCCCCGACCTGTCCTTCCTCGGCGAACTCCGCCTCGGCCTCGACGAGCGCCTCCAGGCTCCGGCCGCCCTCGCGCCGCTCATCGACCCCAACCAGCACTCCTGCGGCACCGTCTACCCGCACGGCGCGAACGAACTCGCCCACCCGGAGCCCGGGATCTACCTGGTCGGCATGAAGTCGTACGGCCGCGCCCCGACCTTCCTCGCCCTCACCGGGTACGAGCAGGTCCGCTCCGTCGCCGCCGCCCTCGCCGGCGACCACGAGGCCGCCGCGCGTGTCGAACTCGTCCTGCCGGAGACCGGGGTCTGCGGCGGCGCGGGCCTCTTCGACCAGCCGCAGGCCGACAACACGCCTGCGGACACCGGCTGTTGCGCCACTCCCGCCGCTGCCGAGCCCTCCCCCGTGACACCCGCCCCGCGGCTGATCCAGCTCGGCACCACCTCGCCGAGTGCCTCCGGCTGCTGCTGA
- a CDS encoding arsR2 protein (ArsR2 [Streptomyces roseosporus NRRL15998];~Arsenical Resistance Operon Repressor and similar prokaryotic, metal regulated homodimeric repressors. ARSR subfamily of helix-turn-helix bacterial transcription regulatory proteins (winged helix topology). Includes several proteins that appear to...; cd00090;~dimerization interface [polypeptide binding];~identified by MetaGeneAnnotator; putative;~putative DNA binding site [nucleotide binding];~putative Zn2+ binding site [ion binding]), giving the protein MSNAKVLPLLAPEVAAEPCCPPLDERPLSAEEAERAAKMFKALGDPVRLRLFSAVASHEGGEACVCDISDVGVSQPTVSHHLKKLKEAGLLSSERRGTWVYYRVEPAVIAAMGQLLTRAAAA; this is encoded by the coding sequence ATGTCGAATGCCAAGGTGTTGCCGCTGCTCGCGCCCGAGGTCGCGGCCGAGCCGTGCTGCCCGCCGCTGGACGAGCGCCCGCTGAGCGCCGAGGAGGCCGAGCGGGCCGCGAAGATGTTCAAGGCGCTCGGCGATCCGGTCCGCCTGCGGCTGTTCTCCGCCGTGGCCTCGCACGAGGGTGGCGAGGCGTGCGTGTGCGACATCTCCGATGTCGGCGTCTCCCAGCCGACCGTCTCCCATCACCTGAAGAAGCTGAAGGAAGCCGGCCTCCTCTCCTCCGAGCGGCGCGGCACCTGGGTCTACTACCGCGTCGAGCCCGCCGTCATCGCGGCCATGGGGCAGCTCCTCACCCGCGCGGCCGCCGCGTGA
- a CDS encoding N-acetyltransferase GCN5 (Coenzyme A binding pocket [chemical binding];~N-Acyltransferase superfamily: Various enzymes that characteristically catalyzethe transfer of an acyl group to a substrate; cd04301;~N-Acyltransferase superfamily: Various enzymes that characteristically catalyzethe transfer of an acyl group to a substrate; cl17182;~N-acetyltransferase GCN5 [Streptomyces cattleya NRRL 8057 = DSM46488];~Sortase and related acyltransferases [Cell envelope biogenesis, outer membrane];~identified by MetaGeneAnnotator; putative): MIAPLTAAHAAEVLAVYQAGIDEGDATFETTVPTWEHFDAARLPAHRFVALDENGRVLGWAAVCPVSARAVYAGVVEHSVYVRADARGRGVASALLKALIGSTEAAGIWTIQAGVFPENTASLAFHERAGFRVIGTRERVARHHGRWRDTVLLERRSPHID; encoded by the coding sequence GTGATCGCGCCGCTGACCGCCGCACACGCCGCAGAGGTCCTGGCGGTCTATCAGGCCGGCATCGACGAGGGCGACGCCACCTTCGAGACCACCGTCCCCACCTGGGAACACTTCGACGCGGCCAGGCTGCCCGCGCACCGTTTCGTCGCGCTCGACGAGAACGGCAGGGTGCTCGGCTGGGCCGCGGTCTGCCCGGTTTCGGCGCGGGCCGTGTACGCGGGCGTGGTCGAGCACTCGGTGTACGTACGCGCCGACGCCCGGGGCAGGGGCGTGGCCTCCGCGCTGCTGAAGGCGCTGATCGGCTCGACCGAGGCGGCCGGGATCTGGACGATCCAGGCCGGCGTCTTCCCGGAGAACACCGCGAGCCTCGCCTTCCACGAGCGCGCCGGGTTCCGCGTCATCGGCACCCGCGAACGCGTCGCCCGCCACCACGGCCGCTGGCGCGACACCGTCCTCCTCGAACGCCGCAGCCCCCACATCGACTGA
- a CDS encoding monooxygenase (Pyridine nucleotide-disulphide oxidoreductase; pfam07992;~Pyridine nucleotide-disulphide oxidoreductase; pfam13738;~identified by MetaGeneAnnotator; putative;~monooxygenase [Streptomyces cattleya NRRL 8057 = DSM46488]), producing the protein MVVIGGGQAGLAAGYHLRRAGLGFVILDAEDRAGGAWQHTWDSLHLFSPAAYSSLPGRLMPGRPGQAYPDARHVVAYLADYEQRYELSVHRPVRVRGVHRHGERLRVETGSGTWLARAVVSATGTWSRPFVPAVPGQAVFGGAQLHTVDYRRPADFAGQRVFVVGGGNSGAQIAADLARTSALTWVTPREPRFLADDIDGRALFDAASARRRALDEGRTDTGGVASLGDIVAVPAVRAARDAGLLKAQPVFTRLTPGGVAWADGTTAGADAVIWCTGFRPALSHLAPLGLRGSRGHIPTLGTRAVDEPRLHLLGYGDWTGPASATLIGVGRPARDAARDIAGLLHGVHGAHGAHGVHGG; encoded by the coding sequence GTGGTCGTCATCGGCGGCGGGCAGGCCGGCCTCGCCGCCGGCTATCACCTGCGCCGGGCGGGCCTCGGTTTCGTGATCCTCGACGCCGAGGACCGTGCGGGCGGCGCCTGGCAGCACACCTGGGACTCCCTGCACCTGTTCTCCCCGGCCGCGTACTCCTCCCTGCCGGGCCGCCTGATGCCCGGCCGGCCGGGCCAGGCGTACCCGGACGCCCGGCACGTGGTCGCGTACCTCGCCGACTACGAGCAGCGCTACGAACTGTCCGTCCACCGGCCCGTGCGCGTACGTGGTGTCCACCGCCACGGGGAACGCCTGCGCGTCGAGACCGGCTCGGGGACCTGGCTCGCCCGCGCGGTCGTCAGCGCCACCGGCACCTGGTCGCGCCCCTTCGTCCCCGCCGTTCCCGGCCAGGCCGTCTTCGGCGGCGCGCAGCTCCACACCGTCGACTACCGGCGCCCCGCCGACTTCGCCGGACAGCGGGTGTTCGTGGTCGGCGGCGGCAACTCCGGCGCCCAGATCGCCGCCGACCTCGCCCGCACCAGCGCGCTGACCTGGGTCACCCCGCGCGAACCGCGCTTCCTCGCCGACGACATCGACGGCCGCGCGCTCTTCGACGCGGCGAGTGCCCGCCGCCGCGCGCTCGACGAGGGCCGTACCGACACGGGCGGTGTCGCCTCGCTCGGCGACATCGTCGCCGTCCCGGCGGTCCGCGCCGCCCGTGACGCCGGACTACTCAAAGCCCAGCCGGTGTTCACCCGCCTCACCCCCGGCGGTGTCGCCTGGGCCGACGGCACGACCGCCGGAGCGGACGCGGTCATCTGGTGCACGGGCTTCCGTCCCGCGCTGTCCCACCTGGCCCCGCTCGGCCTGCGCGGATCACGTGGCCACATCCCGACCCTCGGCACCCGGGCGGTGGACGAACCACGACTGCACCTGCTCGGCTACGGCGACTGGACCGGCCCCGCCTCCGCCACCCTCATCGGCGTCGGCCGCCCCGCCCGCGACGCCGCCCGGGACATCGCCGGACTGCTCCATGGCGTTCACGGTGCCCATGGCGCCCATGGCGTTCACGGCGGATGA
- a CDS encoding L-ascorbate oxidase (identified by MetaGeneAnnotator; putative;~sequence version:1), which produces MLPGAARTVLGVEDHETEARPAQVIAGGEAGLPAADDDHIDIERVVSAHVPAFSSRHLGFSASCLLGVGRCGHALGGGYRRAGPNFRRQARAT; this is translated from the coding sequence GTGCTGCCAGGCGCCGCCCGCACGGTCCTCGGCGTCGAGGATCACGAAACCGAGGCCCGCCCGGCGCAGGTGATAGCCGGCGGCGAGGCCGGCCTGCCCGCCGCCGATGACGACCACATCGACATCGAGAGGGTGGTGTCCGCTCATGTTCCGGCCTTCTCTTCTCGGCATCTCGGCTTCTCGGCTTCGTGTCTTCTCGGCGTCGGCAGGTGCGGGCACGCTCTCGGTGGTGGCTACCGCAGGGCCGGGCCGAACTTCCGGCGCCAGGCCAGGGCCACGTAG
- a CDS encoding arsB protein (ArsB [Streptomyces roseosporus NRRL15998];~Arsenite efflux pump ACR3 and related permeases [Inorganicion transport andmetabolism]; COG0798;~Membrane transport protein; cl09117;~identified by MetaGeneAnnotator; putative): MNPAAPPATTEESSVVAKLSTLDRFLAVWILLAMALGLGLGRLVPGLNDALAKVEIGGISLPIAVGLLIMMYPVLAKVRYDRLDAVTGDRRLMVSSLVINWIIGPAVMFALAWIFLPDLPEYRTGLIIVGLARCIAMVIIWNDLACGDREAAAVLVALNSVFQVLAFGLLGWFYLDILPGWLGLGEGESLDISMWKIALNVVIFLGVPLLAGFLTRRLGEKKMGRDAYESRLLPKIGPWALYGLLFTIVILFALQGKTITSQPLDVARIALPLLVYFAVMFFGTFLLGKGLGLAYDRTATLAFTAAGNNFELAIAVAIATFGVTSGQALSGVVGPLIEVPVLIGLVYVALAWRRKFGPALR, encoded by the coding sequence TTGAATCCCGCCGCTCCCCCGGCCACCACCGAGGAGTCCTCGGTGGTGGCGAAGCTGTCGACGCTCGACCGCTTCCTCGCCGTCTGGATCCTGCTCGCCATGGCCCTCGGCCTCGGCCTCGGGCGGCTGGTCCCCGGCCTGAACGACGCGCTCGCCAAGGTCGAGATCGGCGGGATCTCACTGCCGATCGCCGTCGGCCTGCTGATCATGATGTATCCGGTCCTGGCGAAGGTCCGCTACGACCGCCTCGACGCCGTCACCGGCGACCGCCGGCTGATGGTGTCCTCACTCGTCATCAACTGGATCATCGGCCCGGCGGTCATGTTCGCGCTGGCGTGGATCTTCCTGCCGGACCTGCCCGAGTACCGCACCGGCCTGATCATCGTCGGCCTCGCCCGCTGCATCGCCATGGTGATCATCTGGAACGACCTGGCCTGCGGCGACCGCGAGGCCGCCGCCGTCCTCGTCGCGCTCAACAGCGTCTTCCAGGTGCTCGCGTTCGGCCTGCTCGGCTGGTTCTACCTCGACATCCTCCCGGGCTGGCTCGGCCTCGGCGAGGGCGAGTCCCTCGACATCTCCATGTGGAAGATCGCGCTCAACGTCGTCATCTTCCTCGGCGTCCCGCTCCTCGCCGGCTTCCTCACCCGGCGCCTCGGCGAGAAGAAGATGGGCCGGGACGCCTACGAGAGCCGGCTCCTGCCGAAGATCGGCCCCTGGGCGCTGTACGGGCTGCTCTTCACGATCGTCATCCTCTTCGCCCTCCAGGGAAAGACGATCACCTCGCAGCCGCTCGACGTGGCCCGGATCGCGCTGCCGCTCCTCGTCTACTTCGCGGTCATGTTCTTCGGCACGTTCCTGCTCGGCAAGGGCCTCGGTCTCGCCTACGACCGCACCGCGACCCTCGCCTTCACCGCCGCCGGCAACAACTTCGAGCTGGCCATCGCCGTCGCCATCGCCACCTTCGGCGTGACCAGCGGGCAGGCCCTGTCCGGCGTCGTCGGCCCGCTGATCGAGGTGCCGGTCCTGATCGGTCTGGTCTACGTGGCCCTGGCCTGGCGCCGGAAGTTCGGCCCGGCCCTGCGGTAG
- a CDS encoding arsR family transcriptional regulator (ArsR family transcriptional regulator [Streptomyces fulvissimus DSM40593];~Arsenical Resistance Operon Repressor and similar prokaryotic, metal regulated homodimeric repressors. ARSR subfamily of helix-turn-helix bacterial transcription regulatory proteins (winged helix topology). Includes several proteins that appear to...; cd00090;~dimerization interface [polypeptide binding];~identified by MetaGeneAnnotator; putative;~putative DNA binding site [nucleotide binding];~putative Zn2+ binding site [ion binding]) has protein sequence MRVLADPLRLRIVTLLARETLCTTHLVEETGARQTNLSNHLRVLREAGLVDTEPCGRFTYYRLKPEVLDTLAGQFTSLAATARTHTESKRSC, from the coding sequence TTGCGGGTCCTGGCCGACCCCCTCCGGCTCCGGATCGTGACCCTCCTCGCCCGCGAGACGCTGTGCACCACGCATCTCGTGGAGGAGACGGGCGCCCGGCAGACCAACCTCTCCAACCACCTGCGCGTGCTGCGCGAGGCGGGGCTCGTGGACACCGAGCCGTGCGGCCGGTTCACGTACTACCGGCTGAAGCCGGAGGTCCTCGACACCCTGGCCGGCCAGTTCACCTCGCTGGCCGCCACCGCCCGTACCCACACCGAATCCAAGAGGTCCTGTTGA
- a CDS encoding arsenate reductase (Low molecular weight phosphatase family; cd00115;~Protein-tyrosine-phosphatase [Signal transduction mechanisms]; COG0394;~arsenate reductase [Microlunatus phosphovorus NM-1];~identified by MetaGeneAnnotator; putative;~strain coidentity: NBRC 101784): MTAPLASVLFVCVHNAGRSQMAAGFLRHLAGDRVEVRSAGSLPGDRVNPAAVEAMAEIGINISAATPKVLTAEAVQVSDYVITMGCGDVCPVFPGTHYLDWTLDDPAGRGVDAVRPIRDAIRARVEALIAEIDTRRS, from the coding sequence GTGACCGCTCCGCTCGCCTCCGTCCTCTTCGTCTGCGTCCACAACGCCGGCCGCTCCCAGATGGCCGCCGGGTTCCTCCGGCACCTGGCCGGTGACCGGGTCGAGGTCCGCTCCGCCGGATCCCTCCCCGGTGACCGGGTCAATCCGGCCGCCGTCGAGGCCATGGCCGAAATCGGCATCAACATCTCCGCCGCCACGCCGAAGGTGCTCACCGCCGAGGCCGTCCAGGTGTCGGACTACGTGATCACCATGGGCTGCGGCGACGTCTGCCCGGTCTTCCCCGGCACGCACTACCTCGACTGGACGCTCGACGACCCGGCCGGGCGGGGCGTGGACGCGGTCCGCCCGATCCGCGACGCGATCAGGGCCCGAGTCGAAGCCCTGATCGCGGAGATCGACACCCGTCGTTCTTGA
- a CDS encoding hypothetical protein (identified by MetaGeneAnnotator; putative;~sequence version:1) — protein MNDSPDCPLVGVVATYMPRLSEFSFEPGLVAAVDQHAAAVCDALVPAPRGPLDDRIPAARAVAAVAAGAAEAGSETPPAGRTVRREELSDYVLGFTDYLAEVDWVEPVGHDFATLRLTAVCWLIREYDLLV, from the coding sequence ATGAACGATTCGCCCGACTGCCCTCTGGTCGGGGTCGTCGCCACCTACATGCCCCGGCTCTCGGAGTTCTCCTTCGAGCCGGGCCTCGTGGCCGCCGTCGACCAGCACGCGGCGGCCGTGTGCGACGCCCTCGTCCCGGCCCCGCGCGGCCCGCTGGACGACCGGATCCCGGCCGCTCGTGCCGTCGCCGCTGTGGCCGCCGGGGCCGCCGAGGCCGGGTCCGAGACCCCGCCCGCCGGCCGGACCGTACGGCGCGAGGAACTCTCCGACTACGTGCTCGGCTTCACCGACTACCTCGCCGAGGTCGACTGGGTGGAGCCGGTCGGGCACGACTTCGCCACGCTGCGGCTGACCGCCGTGTGCTGGCTGATCCGCGAGTACGACCTGCTGGTCTGA
- a CDS encoding TM helix repeat-containing protein (conserved TM helix repeat-containing protein [Streptomyces clavuligerus ATCC27064];~identified by MetaGeneAnnotator; putative) produces MIHGIVAWLPRAIVALVIVAMAMAMAIARAVRDIVQAALGGMSYGRFLATAAWAFIVALGVIAALGQAGIATAITGPVLTAVLATIAGIAIVGVGGGLITPMRSRWERWLSVAESESGKAKQQITAYQQGREDARRAMPSAQERTERGRRGEGGEGGQIGGGGAPTV; encoded by the coding sequence ATGATCCACGGCATCGTCGCCTGGCTGCCGCGCGCGATCGTGGCGCTCGTCATCGTGGCCATGGCCATGGCCATGGCCATCGCCCGCGCGGTCCGCGACATCGTGCAGGCCGCGCTCGGCGGGATGTCGTACGGCCGGTTCCTCGCGACGGCGGCCTGGGCCTTCATCGTCGCGCTCGGCGTGATCGCCGCGCTCGGCCAGGCGGGCATCGCCACCGCGATCACCGGCCCGGTGCTCACGGCGGTGCTCGCGACGATCGCGGGTATCGCGATCGTCGGTGTCGGCGGCGGTCTGATCACCCCGATGCGTTCGCGTTGGGAGCGCTGGCTGTCGGTCGCCGAGTCGGAGTCGGGCAAGGCCAAGCAGCAGATCACCGCGTACCAGCAGGGCCGCGAGGACGCGCGCCGCGCGATGCCGTCGGCGCAGGAGCGGACGGAGCGCGGGCGGCGCGGCGAGGGCGGGGAGGGCGGACAGATCGGCGGCGGAGGCGCCCCGACGGTCTGA
- a CDS encoding protein rarD (EamA-like transporter family; pfam00892;~Predicted permeases [General function prediction only]; COG2962;~Protein rarD [Streptomyces venezuelae ATCC10712];~identified by MetaGeneAnnotator; putative) has product MKETSEGRAGLLYGIGAYGMWGLVPLFWPLVKPAGAIEILAHRMVWSLAFVALALLALRRWGWIRELVGNPRKLGLITVAAAVISVNWGLYIWAVNNGRVVEASLGYFINPLVTIAFGVLVLKERLRPAQWAAVGVGTAAVVVLAVGAGRPPWVSLTLAFSFALYGLVKKKVNLGGIESLAAETAVQFLPALAYLIWLGTQGTMAFGAHGAGHASLLAATGLVTAVPLVCFGAAAIRVPLSTLGLLQYLAPVFQFLLGIFYFHEAMPPERWAGFSLVWLALAILSWDALRTARRSRARVEEAAAQAAASPTASPATSSAVVPGPRAGAEIGAGTQAAAPPTPSSAS; this is encoded by the coding sequence GTGAAGGAAACCAGCGAGGGGCGGGCAGGACTGCTCTACGGGATCGGCGCCTACGGCATGTGGGGTCTGGTCCCGCTCTTCTGGCCGCTGGTGAAGCCGGCCGGCGCGATCGAGATCCTGGCCCACCGGATGGTCTGGTCGCTCGCCTTCGTCGCCCTCGCGCTGCTCGCGCTGCGCCGCTGGGGCTGGATACGGGAGCTGGTGGGCAACCCGCGCAAGCTGGGCCTGATCACCGTGGCCGCGGCCGTCATCAGCGTCAACTGGGGCCTGTACATCTGGGCCGTCAACAACGGCCGGGTCGTCGAGGCCTCCCTCGGCTACTTCATCAACCCGCTCGTCACCATCGCCTTCGGCGTCCTCGTCCTCAAGGAGCGGCTGCGCCCGGCGCAGTGGGCGGCGGTCGGCGTCGGCACGGCGGCCGTGGTCGTCCTCGCGGTCGGGGCCGGCCGGCCGCCGTGGGTCTCGCTGACCCTGGCGTTCTCCTTCGCGCTCTACGGACTGGTGAAGAAGAAGGTCAACCTCGGCGGCATCGAGTCGCTCGCCGCCGAGACCGCCGTGCAGTTCCTGCCCGCGCTCGCGTACCTGATCTGGCTGGGCACCCAGGGCACGATGGCCTTCGGCGCGCACGGCGCGGGGCACGCGTCGCTGCTCGCCGCGACCGGCCTGGTGACGGCGGTGCCGCTGGTCTGCTTCGGCGCGGCCGCGATCCGCGTACCGCTGTCGACGCTCGGCCTGCTCCAGTACCTGGCGCCGGTCTTCCAGTTCCTGCTCGGCATCTTCTACTTCCACGAGGCGATGCCGCCGGAGCGCTGGGCGGGCTTCTCGCTGGTGTGGCTCGCGCTGGCGATCCTGAGCTGGGACGCGCTGCGTACGGCGCGGCGCAGCCGGGCGCGGGTGGAGGAGGCCGCGGCGCAGGCCGCCGCGTCGCCCACCGCCTCGCCCGCCACGTCGTCCGCCGTGGTTCCCGGTCCGCGCGCCGGGGCCGAGATCGGCGCCGGGACCCAGGCGGCGGCGCCCCCCACCCCCTCGTCGGCAAGCTGA
- a CDS encoding hypothetical protein (identified by MetaGeneAnnotator; putative;~sequence version:1) — translation MAREVDLEAFAAAWTDGAFVLDVRQPGEYRDGHVPGALLAPLPSLGVTPPKLPAGRPVYVICASGNRSKAAADLLAVVGGGVNGGADIYSVAGGTRGWIRAGRPVATGTEPGSVRPV, via the coding sequence ATGGCTCGTGAAGTGGACCTGGAAGCTTTCGCCGCGGCGTGGACGGACGGAGCCTTCGTGCTCGACGTACGACAGCCCGGCGAATACCGGGACGGTCACGTCCCCGGCGCGCTCCTCGCCCCGCTGCCCAGCCTGGGTGTCACGCCGCCGAAGCTGCCCGCCGGGCGGCCGGTGTACGTGATCTGCGCCAGCGGCAACCGCAGCAAGGCGGCCGCCGACCTGCTGGCCGTGGTCGGCGGAGGCGTCAACGGCGGCGCGGACATCTACTCCGTGGCCGGCGGCACCCGCGGCTGGATCCGCGCGGGCCGCCCCGTGGCGACCGGCACCGAGCCCGGCTCGGTCCGACCCGTCTGA